TGGCATGGTTTGTGGGCTCTAGATGTGACCTCAGAGGAAAGTCACACACGCCCTCACAGTGGTACGCCTCGTAATCCAGAGGAGCGATGATCCAATCGTCCCAGCCCAGCTCTCTGAAGTTCACATGCAACGGCTTCTTGCTGCATCTCGATTTTGACTTTTTGCCATGCCTCTTCCCATGGCGATTCTTCAATATCGCCGTCCTGCGTCTCCGGCTGGCTTTGGAATTAGAATGAgggcccctctctttccccttttcCCCATGGCCAATCAatgtccttccttctctcctttcactgAAAAGGGTCTGTCTCTTCTTGGACCTGGTGAACACCACTAAAATGGCCTTCTTTTGTTGTGAGCGACCATTTCTGTGAAAGCCCAGATGATGCAAGTCAAGCTCCCTCTCAGTGTTGTCCAGCATGGCCTTGACCTCCAGACAGAACTGGCTCCCCTGTGTGAGGTGATCCCTGTCCTTAAATATTTCCCACACATCCAGCACCTCCCATCTGGGCCGATGGGACTCCTGAAGATCCAACGTTCTGGAATCCAGCAGCTGCTGAGAGCGGCAGGAGAGTAGCTGAATGTCCACTGGCTCCATTTCCGACATCCTGAAATTCCCAGACACTTTGGTGTATATCCTCAACTCAGCCCCCAGCACCTCGGCTCTGTCTGAGAGGGTTGAGACGTCAAACAGATACTGCTGTCTTCGCAAAGGGGAGAGTGGGAGGTCATCTGTGAAAGGCATTAAATAATTGCAGTCAGATACTTTTTCGGGGGAGAGCATTCTTTAAAGAAATTACTTTCATGCAATATGGTTTTTTTCCCCTTGTTTATCTTCAGTTTATGAAATTCACACTGACAATTTCAAAACAGTCCACCTATAATATAATAGGCTGGAAATATGAGTATTTTAGCATTAAATGGAGGATTAGTTCAATCTTGTAGATTGTTTGTAGATTTGGGATTTTTTTATTCACAAGAGATACAACATGCCTGATATATACAGTCAGGAATGTGGCTACGTTACACaaacattcataacacatttacTAGGCTACAGCATGGTGAGTGGAGGAGGGAAACATTCCAAATGGAAACTGCTATTTTAAACGTGTTTTCAATGGTTTTTACATACCTTGTCCGATGTCCACAAAACTTGCTATAGTGTTAGCTGCTTTTGACGACCGAAAGAAACTTGCGTTCAGCCCCAATTTTTCGGCTGTAGAGAAAGTCTTGTAAATTGAAAGCATGTAGTCGTGTGGTTCAACTGAATCTTTGAACCCACCCTTGTAATACCGCTcatttgatgatgatgatgatgatgatgagtagaTATCTTTGAAATATTTTGCCTCTCGTCCATCAAATACTTTCGGGACCTTGCTGCTCTTTGAGGCAGACGGAATGAAAATAGTAAATGATTGAAAACATGGTAAATCCCATACACATGTGAGGACCGCGTAAAATGTGGTTATTTGATAGAAATCCATAATTTTCAAAAATAAATAGATTGATAAAAAAAACGTCAGCAAAATGTCAAATATGTGTCAGAGTAGATGCTTAGTATGTGGCGAAGGGACCACGGGCACTATCGAAGCTGGACTTCATCCACATTCAACAAGTGCCGACTTTGCAGTGTGCTCCACACGGGATCGTCAACTGGGCTAAAAGGAGCGCAAAAACACGCCCAGCTTGGAATTCACTCGCTGCTAATAGTGGACCGGCGGGTTCTAACTTATATCATGGTAGGAAAGCAATCAAAGCATCACGTCCTAGTTTACTATCCTGGTAAAGACATGGTCAAATACAAAGACTTCCAGGAGCCTGACACAACAGCCGTCATGTATTTCTTAGCTATCATGTTACCTTCAGCAGGTGTACTTCTTCATATGCATTCGTGTGTTCTATTTACTTCAAATGTTGGCACATTCACCTCTCCTTCCCATGACACAGTTCTTAAACAACACTGGTGAGTTCTGTCGGTTTAAAACATTATT
This genomic interval from Oncorhynchus clarkii lewisi isolate Uvic-CL-2024 chromosome 18, UVic_Ocla_1.0, whole genome shotgun sequence contains the following:
- the LOC139372576 gene encoding growth/differentiation factor 6-B, which codes for MDFYQITTFYAVLTCVWDLPCFQSFTIFIPSASKSSKVPKVFDGREAKYFKDIYSSSSSSSSNERYYKGGFKDSVEPHDYMLSIYKTFSTAEKLGLNASFFRSSKAANTIASFVDIGQDDLPLSPLRRQQYLFDVSTLSDRAEVLGAELRIYTKVSGNFRMSEMEPVDIQLLSCRSQQLLDSRTLDLQESHRPRWEVLDVWEIFKDRDHLTQGSQFCLEVKAMLDNTERELDLHHLGFHRNGRSQQKKAILVVFTRSKKRQTLFSERREGRTLIGHGEKGKERGPHSNSKASRRRRTAILKNRHGKRHGKKSKSRCSKKPLHVNFRELGWDDWIIAPLDYEAYHCEGVCDFPLRSHLEPTNHAIIQTLMNSMNPSNMPPSCCAPSKLSPISILYIDSGNNVVYKQYEDMVVESCGCR